In one Candidatus Woesearchaeota archaeon B3_Woes genomic region, the following are encoded:
- a CDS encoding DNA repair and recombination protein RadA, which yields MEKTKEMTVTDLPGVGAATAEKLSTVGYNDLMSIAVATPGQLVEATGVSEASAKKMIISARSNLDMGFESGADILEKRNTVTRISTGSKVFDTLVGGGFETGAITECFGEFGSGKTQVGHLLAVNCQKEDPSAVAVYIDTENTFRPERIIQLAKGAGLNPEQVLKNIKVARAYNSDHQMLLAEKVEDLIKKNGLNVKVVIIDSLIAHFRAEFIGRGTLSERQQKLNKHMHVLSKLADMNNLCVYVTNQVMSKPDQFFGDPTAPIGGHIVAHASTFRIYLRKGKKGTRVAKLVDAPNLADGECNFAVEEQGLRDIE from the coding sequence ATGGAAAAAACAAAAGAAATGACTGTAACTGATTTACCAGGAGTAGGTGCAGCTACAGCTGAAAAATTATCAACAGTAGGTTACAACGATTTAATGAGCATTGCAGTAGCAACACCAGGGCAATTAGTCGAAGCAACTGGTGTTTCAGAAGCTTCTGCTAAAAAAATGATTATATCTGCTAGATCAAATCTTGATATGGGCTTTGAATCTGGTGCAGATATCTTAGAAAAAAGAAATACAGTTACAAGGATAAGCACCGGAAGCAAAGTCTTTGATACTTTGGTGGGTGGAGGATTTGAAACTGGAGCTATAACAGAATGTTTTGGCGAATTTGGATCTGGAAAAACACAAGTAGGACACTTATTAGCTGTAAATTGTCAAAAAGAAGATCCAAGCGCAGTAGCAGTTTATATTGATACTGAAAATACATTTAGACCAGAAAGAATAATACAATTAGCAAAAGGAGCAGGGCTTAATCCTGAACAAGTTTTAAAAAACATCAAAGTTGCTAGAGCATATAATTCAGATCATCAAATGTTGTTGGCAGAAAAAGTAGAAGACTTGATTAAAAAAAACGGCTTAAATGTCAAGGTCGTTATTATAGACTCATTAATTGCACATTTTAGAGCAGAGTTTATAGGAAGAGGGACATTATCAGAGAGACAACAAAAATTAAACAAACACATGCATGTTCTTAGCAAATTAGCTGATATGAATAACTTATGCGTTTATGTAACAAACCAAGTTATGTCTAAACCTGATCAGTTTTTTGGTGACCCTACAGCACCTATTGGTGGCCATATAGTTGCACACGCATCTACATTTAGAATTTATCTGAGAAAAGGTAAAAAAGGAACAAGAGTAGCAAAGCTTGTTGATGCCCCTAATCTAGCAGATGGTGAATGCAATTTTGCTGTTGAAGAACAAGGACTGAGAGATATTGAATAA